In the Quercus lobata isolate SW786 chromosome 5, ValleyOak3.0 Primary Assembly, whole genome shotgun sequence genome, one interval contains:
- the LOC115989147 gene encoding senescence-associated carboxylesterase 101-like, whose amino-acid sequence MIRTQLLHSGLELANFAVSLDVLHDAWTAIWDLYTEISQNERPSSAVIPKVCELPNCTIIVFFTWPANSKDRVQGNGGGDFVLSSELKGSSPNFDFICTKCNPSFCINEHAFELFESIFPLLPFLKSKIGSFKPLIITGNSLGGSVASLFTISLLETLKFSSTKRPFCITFGSPLIGDEGLQKAISSYQAWNSCFLHVVSDQDPVPRVLINGYKPFGTFLLCSELGCSCFENPQTILELLMAAYSGSPENQDPNKVFESYGTLVEHLNRKVLCKDATDHESLIDWTKGPLRAGIITQLAAIGLMQLQQPPNVDINIIITKIESVAKSEAILNSCFVNPIRGLNEIKVYMAYFEWYKKNCKEKGVGYYDAYKDSNNISDIEAESIKRSLTTYWNELVDQEEKRPRTVGASHRTNSLFGGTNYRRMIEPLDIANYYNAGKQDYINKGRSKHYINLEQLLKEMEKPSSGPNEIKRQNMVSSLTKDSCFWAHVEEALISCKVLSSKGSSVEEKNSAKEELFEFEKYVLDLMKNYAVSPEIFLPRSSFMKWWGKYRDIMGTSYSSSLTNWLKNDNNYKAYAKGCLDIP is encoded by the exons ATGATCAGAACTCAGtt GCTTCACAGTGGGTTAGAGTTGGCAAATTTCGCGGTGAGCCTTGATGTCTTGCACGATGCATGGACTGCAATTTGGGACCTATACACAGAAATCAGTCAAAATGAAAGACCATCTTCCGCCGTGATACCCAAAGTTTGTGAGCTACCAAACTGCACCATCATAGTTTTTTTCACTTGGCCTGCTAATAGCAAAGACCGTGTTCAAGGAAATGGAGGAGGAGATTTTGTTTTGTCATCAGAACTTAAGGGGTCTTCTCCTAACTTCGATTTCATATGCACCAAATGCAACCCAAGTTTCTGCATAAACGAACATGCTTTTGAGCTTTTTGAGTCTATTTTTCCTCTGCTCCCTTTCTTGAAATCTAAG ATTGGCAGTTTCAAACCATTAATTATCACTGGAAACTCTCTGGGAGGATCTGTTGCCTCTCTTTTCACCATTTCGCTACTAGAAACACTCAAATTTTCATCCACCAAACGCCCATTCTGCATCACTTTTGGTTCACCCCTTATTGGTGATGAAGGCCTGCAAAAAGCCATATCAAGCTATCAAGCATGGAACTCTTGCTTTTTGCATGTAGTTTCTGACCAGGATCCAGTTCCTAGAGTCTTAATTAATGGTTACAAGCCTTTTGGCACATTTCTCTTATGTTCGGAGTTGGGTTGTTCTTGTTTTGAGAACCCTCAAACCATTTTGGAGTTGTTGATGGCAGCCTATTCAGGGAGTCCTGAAAATCAAGATCCTAATAAGGTTTTTGAGTCCTATGGAACACTTGTGGAACATCTCAACCGTAAGGTACTTTGCAAGGATGCTACAGATCATGAGTCGTTAATTGATTGGACTAAAGGACCATTACGGGCAGGCATTATTACACAACTTGCAGCAATTGGACTGATGCAATTACAG CAACCGCCAAACGTTGACATCAACATTATCATTACAAAGATAGAAAGTGTGGCAAAAAGTGAGGCAATTTTGAACTCGTGTTTTGTTAATCCCATCAGGGGGTTGAATGAAATTAAAGTGTATATGGCCTATTTTGAATGGTATAAGAAGAATTgtaaagaaaaaggagttggaTACTATGATGCATACAAGGACTCGAATAATATTTCTGATATTGAAGCCGAATCTATTAAGCGTTCCCTCACAACTTACTGGAATGAATTGGTTGATCAAGAAGAGAAAAGGCCTCGGACAGTAGGAGCGTCCCATCGTACCAATTCACTCTTTGGGGGAACAAATTACCGAAGGATGATTGAACCACTGGACATAGCTAATTACTACAACGCAGGCAAACAAGACTACATAAATAAAGGAAGGTCTAAACATTACATAAACTTGGAGCAATTGCTGAAAGAAATGGAGAAACCTTCAAGTGGTCCAAATGAAATAAAGAGACAGAATATGGTGTCAAGTCTGACAAAGGATTCTTGCTTTTGGGCTCATGTTGAGGAGGCCCTCATTTCATGCAAAGTGTTGAGTAGCAAAGGATCAAGTGTTGAGGAGAAAAACTCTGCAAAGGAAGAACTGTTTGAGTTTGAAAAGTATGTATTGgatttgatgaaaaattatgCAGTATCACCTGAGATTTTCTTACCTAGGAGCAGCTTCATGAAATGGTGGGGAAAGTATAGAGATATTATGGGAACTTCTTATAGTTCAAGTCTCACTAACTGGCTGAAGAATGACAACAATTACAAGGCATATGCTAAAGGCTGCCTAGATATTCCTTAA